The following are encoded in a window of Nitrospirota bacterium genomic DNA:
- a CDS encoding PAS domain S-box protein: MKTAKLTRIITWLSTALMFSGTVIFPLGYFLITYQNTSGSLETEAEIKANTITQIISSNPLMWEFEQMRIEELIAQQKKGALPESRFVYNTRNELIVKNEVPLKSPVIMKSAKLFDSGKVVGRIEIVRSLYPVVMRAGIITAIVLPVWLGGFLFLRITFLRAIRSSEVALRASEKKYRGIVESANDAIFTLDPDFNFIDVNKKAVEIFGYSKEEFLRMKILDVISPDQVPALKEKFGELSSRGSYKNFTGKMRAKDGSWLDIEINSSAIFENGKVTGSTDIVRNITERMQMEEALKKSEERYAEAAGVAHLGHWERDLVNLKGFWSKEMYSIFGVDPESFEPTVDNFLALVHPDDRQKLKDTIFSTASCNWPLSLEYRIIRSDGEERFVRARMLTICNDKGESTRLIGTVQDVTEHKRIEEALQRVEQMKLIGEWATGLSEGIKNSLAGIKTSIELLNKEYDISEEDRIILSKSIDEVARIELTINSLLKFVTQSEPQLMTVNINDLLDKTIEFSLKHACPSSRAVEVKIIKGFDGMVPEIMADPFQLQQAFLNLIINAVDAMPTGGELVFRTFYQPDTHSIEVTVSDTGTGIAGKMKDRIFKPFFTTKSKGTGLGLAVTKKLIEQHHGEIHLEKTSDRGTTFSIRLPVPLSPTSRKSSPAAPG, translated from the coding sequence GTGAAGACCGCAAAATTGACCCGCATCATTACCTGGCTGTCAACCGCGCTTATGTTTAGCGGGACCGTTATTTTCCCCCTCGGATATTTTCTTATTACATATCAAAATACATCAGGAAGTCTTGAGACCGAGGCCGAGATCAAGGCGAACACAATTACGCAGATCATCAGCTCTAATCCCCTGATGTGGGAATTCGAACAAATGAGGATCGAAGAGCTTATAGCGCAGCAAAAGAAAGGGGCACTCCCTGAGTCAAGGTTTGTATACAACACGCGAAATGAACTGATCGTCAAAAATGAGGTCCCGCTGAAGTCTCCGGTCATTATGAAAAGCGCAAAACTTTTTGACTCCGGGAAAGTCGTGGGACGGATTGAGATTGTCCGTTCCCTGTATCCTGTTGTGATGCGCGCCGGGATCATAACGGCAATAGTTTTGCCTGTATGGCTCGGAGGGTTTTTATTTCTGCGTATCACCTTTCTCCGGGCCATTCGCAGCTCTGAGGTGGCGCTAAGGGCGTCAGAAAAGAAATACCGGGGAATTGTCGAGTCCGCAAATGACGCGATATTCACTTTGGATCCGGACTTCAATTTTATTGATGTGAACAAAAAGGCTGTTGAGATATTCGGTTATTCAAAAGAGGAATTTCTGAGAATGAAAATCCTTGATGTAATCAGCCCGGACCAGGTCCCCGCGCTAAAGGAAAAGTTTGGAGAGTTAAGCAGCAGGGGCTCTTATAAAAACTTTACCGGGAAGATGCGTGCAAAAGACGGAAGCTGGCTGGATATAGAGATCAACTCGTCCGCGATCTTTGAGAATGGAAAAGTGACCGGCTCAACGGACATAGTAAGAAACATCACCGAACGCATGCAAATGGAAGAGGCGCTGAAGAAAAGCGAGGAGCGTTACGCGGAGGCCGCCGGGGTTGCGCATCTGGGCCATTGGGAGAGAGACCTTGTCAATCTAAAGGGGTTCTGGTCCAAAGAAATGTACAGCATTTTCGGGGTTGACCCTGAGAGCTTTGAACCTACCGTGGACAACTTTCTTGCCCTTGTTCATCCTGATGACAGGCAGAAGTTAAAGGACACGATTTTTTCCACAGCGTCATGCAATTGGCCTTTAAGCCTTGAATACAGGATCATTCGTTCTGACGGAGAAGAGAGGTTTGTCCGCGCCAGAATGCTGACTATATGTAACGATAAGGGAGAGAGTACAAGGTTGATCGGCACGGTCCAGGATGTCACGGAGCACAAGCGTATCGAGGAAGCGCTTCAAAGGGTGGAGCAGATGAAACTGATCGGTGAATGGGCCACGGGACTGTCCGAGGGTATCAAGAATTCTCTGGCAGGCATCAAAACATCTATTGAATTGCTCAATAAAGAATATGACATTTCGGAAGAGGACAGAATTATTTTATCAAAGTCGATAGATGAGGTGGCGAGGATAGAGCTGACAATAAACAGCCTCCTGAAATTCGTCACCCAGTCCGAGCCTCAGTTAATGACCGTAAATATTAATGACCTCCTTGATAAGACCATTGAGTTTTCTCTAAAACATGCCTGCCCCTCCTCAAGGGCAGTAGAAGTAAAGATCATAAAAGGATTTGACGGCATGGTGCCGGAAATAATGGCAGACCCTTTTCAATTGCAGCAGGCTTTTTTAAACCTGATAATAAATGCCGTGGACGCAATGCCAACGGGCGGGGAATTGGTCTTCAGAACATTTTATCAGCCGGATACGCATTCCATTGAGGTAACCGTCTCCGATACAGGAACAGGGATTGCCGGTAAAATGAAGGACCGGATATTTAAGCCGTTTTTTACGACAAAGTCTAAAGGGACCGGACTTGGATTAGCGGTCACGAAAAAGCTTATTGAGCAGCATCACGGCGAGATCCATCTTGAAAAAACGTCTGACAGGGGGACGACTTTTTCTATCCGGCTTCCTGTCCCTCTATCTCCCACTTCTCGTAAGTCCTCTCCGGCAGCTCCTGGATAA